TGAACTGCGCAGGATCGGGCTCGGGCTCGTCCACCTCGACATGCTTCTGCAGCGAGTGGATCAGATCTTCCTTCAGGTCGCCGGGAGACAGGGTCTCGTCGGCAATCTCGCGGAGGGCAACGACCGGGTTCTTGTCGTTGTCACGGGGGATCGTTATCTGGCCACCCTGAGATATCTGGCGGGCACGATGGCTCGCAAGCAGAACCAGTTCGAAACGGTTTTCAACTTTGTCGATGCAATCTTCGACTGTGACGCGGGCCATTGCCTGTCCTTTACAAACTGTAATGGGGGGATCAAACCTGCGGATAAACACATTATGCGGCAATTTCAAGTCATTTGGGTCAAAAGCCTGTTTCAGCGGCGAGAAAGTTGGGTCTTGTTGCCGGCTTCAGGTTCTCCTTAGTTCCACCACTTAAAGTCACCATAACAATTTGACCCTTGAAAAAACGGCTAGAGGGGAACAATTGCTGCAGAGCCGCATTGTAAGTGACTCACCGCGCCCAGACAGCCGCGGTGCATGGTGATTACAGCGCGCAATATGATAACATGAATTGATCAAGCTGAAATTCGGCCACTATTCCAACCAAAACAATATTCCAAAGAGGAGTTCTTCACGTGTTTGATCCAAGAGAGAAAATTGCTCTTTTTATAGACGGCGCCAATCTTTATGCAGCCTCAAAAAGTTTGAACTTTGATATCGATTACCGAAAGCTGCTTAAGACATTTCAATCTCGCGGCTATCTCTTGCGCGCCTATTACTACACGGCGTTGATTGAAGACCAGGAATATTCATCAATCCGACCACTCATCGACTGGCTCGATTACAATGGCTACAAGGTCGTCACCAAGCCAGCGAAGGAATTCACCGACTCTGCAGGCCGCCGCAAGATCAAGGGAAACATGGACATCGAACTGGCGATTGACGCCATGGAGCAGTCGGAAGTTGTGGATCACCTGG
This DNA window, taken from Hoeflea algicola, encodes the following:
- the rpoZ gene encoding DNA-directed RNA polymerase subunit omega, coding for MARVTVEDCIDKVENRFELVLLASHRARQISQGGQITIPRDNDKNPVVALREIADETLSPGDLKEDLIHSLQKHVEVDEPEPDPAQFIQTGEAAGDAVVDDDQPEAAAFGSMSEEDLLAGIEGLVPPEKSDDY
- a CDS encoding NYN domain-containing protein, whose product is MFDPREKIALFIDGANLYAASKSLNFDIDYRKLLKTFQSRGYLLRAYYYTALIEDQEYSSIRPLIDWLDYNGYKVVTKPAKEFTDSAGRRKIKGNMDIELAIDAMEQSEVVDHLVIFSGDGDFTSLVEALQRKGRKVTVVSSLSTQPPMIADDLRRQADYFIDLTSLRAEIGREPSERPLRPTPVADEDEDDFDD